CTGGCTGAAGGGGTTCGACGAATGCATCGTGCGTTGCGGCCTGGACTCCAATGGATCCCCCGGCGAAGACGTGATTGTCGACAACAACGGAAACCGCGTCTCGGTCGACCTCACCCTCCATGGCAAGATTGCCAATCTGCCGGCCCACACCCTGGAGGTCCGCTCCGATCCCGGAAGCGGCAGGGTTTCGGTGGTGGGGGAGGTGGACGAATCCTCCCTCTTCCTTCCGGGCCTCCGCCTGCGGTCGACCGTCAGCACTACTTCCCGCTCCAACCGCTTGACGGTCCAGGACACCATCACCAACTTGAAGGCCACTCCCTCCGAGCTGGAATTGGTCTACCACTGCAACTTCGGCCGTCCCTTCCTGGGAGCCGGATCAAAGCTGCTGGCGGCCGTGCTGGAGGTGGCTCCCCGGGACGCCCGGGCGGTGGAGGGGATCGGGGAGATCGATACCTACCTGGCACCCACCCCCGGGTACGTGGAGCAGGTTTACTTCTATGATCTGGCAGAGGATGCGTCAGGTCGCACCCTGGTGGCCCTGCGGGATGCCTCTGGCGACCGCGCCGTGGTGCTTCGATTCAACAAGAGAGAGCTCCCCCACTTCACCCAGTGGAAAAATACCGTCGGTCTGTCCGATGGATACGTCACCGGGCTGGAGCCGGGCACCAACTATCCCAACCTGAAGGGATTCGAGCGGGCAAAGGGTCGCGTCGTCGTCCTGCCGCCGGGCGAGAGCTACCAGTGCCGGTTGGAGATGGAAGTCTGCACCAGCCGGGACCAGGTGGCGGCCATTGAAGACGAAGTGGCGCGGATCCAGGGCAGCCGTCGCCCCGCCATCCACAAGAACCCCCACGGGAAATACTCACCCATTTGAAGGCTCCTGTCTGGGAGAAACTCTCGTTCACCAACCGACGGCAGCCCGGGAAGACAAGAAACCATGACGAAGAGCGATGAGACCAAATCGAAGTATCAGGGAATTTTTGTCGCTGCCTGCACTCCCATGAACGATGACTATTCACTGGATCTTCCCAGGATCAGGACCTGCATCGAATATCTCGTCAGCGGAGGGTTGCGGACCGGAACGGCGGTGTATGTGGCCTTGGGAGCGGGCGGAGAGCAGATGCATCTGTCCACCGAGGAACGCAAGGCGGTTGCCGAGGCCGCCGTCGACGCTTCGGCCGGCCGGCTGCCTGTTTTCGTCGGAATCTCTCATCAGTCCACTCGAACTTCGGTGGAATTGGCCCGGCACGCCGAGAGAATCGGGGCAGACGGATTGCAGGTCGAGCCGCCCTGGTATTTTGCCAGCACGGCCGATGACGCCTTTGAATATTTCTGCGCCATCAGTCAATCCGTGAGCCTGGGAATTACGGCCTACAATACCTTCTGGACCTGCGGCTTCGACATGGACCTGAGATTTGTGGAGCGACTGGCCGGGCTGGAAAACGTGGTGGGGCTGAAATGGTCCAGCAGCAGTGACAGCGAGTTGGTGGCGGTGTTGTCCGCCTGTAAGGATCGGTTCAACATCGTCTGCAATTTTCACGGCGCCTTCGTGGCCTCGTCCTTTATCCTGGGTGCTCGGGGGTACGTGTCCCAAGCTGCCAACTTTATACCCAGGACCAACCTCAGAATCCTCCAGGCGCTGAGCGCCAGGGAATACGAGGAGGCGACTCATCTCTATATGGCGTCGGAAGAGGTGTACAATCGGGCTTTGGCTGAAGTGATCCGTGACGGGATCACGGGGGAGGGCAACTTTATCAAGGCCTGCATGCCGCTGGTCGGAATTCCCTGCGGTCCGGCCAGGTTGCCGTTGAGGCATCCGCCCTCCTGGTTTGTAGACCGGGTGCATGGGATGATCGATTCGGTGGGAGAACTGCGACAGGCTGCTTCCTGAGCGAAAAACAGGTTGCTTCCCTTCGTCGCGAGTGCATGGTGCCGGCTAACGAAAAGGAGATGAAATGGGGAAAAGGACAATCCTTGCCGTGGTGGCCGTATTCCTGGCCTGGTCCCTGCTGGACATTGTCATTCATCAGTTGATCCTCATGGGTGAATATGGGGCCACGGCTGACCTTTGGCGGTCTCCGGATGAGATCATGATCGGGTTGATCTACGTGGTGACGCTGATTTCCGCGGTGGTGTTCGTCAGCATCTACAAGTTCCTGATCTGCCGGAAGGATCTGGGCCGTGCCACTCAATACGGCCTGCTCTTCGGCGTGGCCATTGGAATCGGCATGGGTTACGGCAGCTATGCCGTGATGCCTTTGACTCACACGATTGCATTGGTCTGGTTCCTGGGCACCGTGGTGCAGGGGGGTGTGGCGGGCGCCCTGCTGGGACTGATCGTCAAGGAGTAGGCTGTTTTGCCTATAGGCATTGCAGAACCTTCCCCAACGGTAGCGCCATACGACGTGATGGCTCAAATGGGATGAATCAGGGGGGGTGGAACTAGCCCGCATTTCTCACCAGGCCGCTGGAGGCATTACAAGAAGTAGATTATCTTCAGCACCTTGATTGGCTCAATGTCAAGGGCTTGCGCATCACAGACGGCGCTGGGCATGCCCTGGCTTGTCCTTTTCCCTTCAGCGCGCACATGCTCCCTCGACCGTAGTGACCGCTACGCTCTTCGGTCGCGAGCACGCGCTGAAGGGAAAAATCCTGCGCCATGATCATGCCCCCTGGTGAGAAATGCGGGCTAGTGATTAGCTCCGTCCCAGCCCTGCCGTGCGAAACATACGCGGAACATACAGGGTGAAACAGGGTGTTTTAGGCAGGACGCTTAACGTGTCGATTGAATAACTTTCCACTCTCGACTAGCCACTATTCACTTTTCGCCCAACCGCGCCGCCGTCCCATACGACGGGGCAGCTCACATGGGGCGAAACAGGGGTGTTCCAAACAAGAAAGAGACGACCATGGATGCTCTCAAGCAGGAGATTCGAAACAGTCTGACCGGTCCGGTAGCTTCCATCCGGACCCCTTTTCTGCGGGATGGCCAAGTCGACTACGCCGGCCTGCGGCGCTATGTGGATTTTTCCATCCAGGCAGGCAGCCCGACCATGCTGCTGACCTGGGGGGACAGCCTGTATACCCTCCTGACCGATGACGATATCGCCGAAGTGACCCGGGTCGTCTGCGAGCAGACGGCAGGCCGGGCCATGGTGGTGGCGGCCGAAAGGAACTGGGGAACACCCAAGCTGGTGGAATTCGCCCGCTACGCCAGGGAGACCGGGGCCGGCGTCCTGATGGTGATGCCGCCCGACTGGGCCGGATCCTGCACCACCTCCACGCTGGTGGACCACTACGCGGCTGCTGCAGCCGAGCTGCCGGTAATGATCATCACGGCCACCTTCGTGCCTCGGGGAGAGGCCTTTGGCCTGGAGACGCTCAAACGGGTTCGGGACGAGGTGCCGGGAGTGGTGGCCATCAAGGACGACTGGTGCGGTGAGTTCGGCCGGAAGATGGCGCTGCTGGTCCACGACCACTGGGCCGTCTTTTCCGGCGGGCAGAAGCAGAATCACCTGAACCTTCATCCCTTCGGCTGTGACGGATACCTTTCAACCTTCATCACCTTCAAGCCCGAGGTGTCCCACGACTATTGGAAAGCCATCCAGACGGACGACATGGCCAAGGCCGTCGAAATCATCCGGAACTTCGATCTGCCCCTGTTCGAGTTCATCATGGCGCGGCAGGGAGCCTTTGACGCCTGGTTTCACGGGATGTACGAGCACTACGGCCTCTGCGGGCGCTGGAGAAGACCTCCCTACTACAGTCTCAGCGACGCCGAGATGGAGCAGTTGGGAGACTTCCTCAAGAAACAGCGATTGCTGTGACGGGGTGAGGGGCAGGGTCGGTGCGGGTAATCTTGCTTGCGGGACAGGACACTAATAGCCTGCCGACTTGTCCACCAGTCCCAGCAGGGATTGGCCCTGGCAGTAGCGCTGCAGGTTCTCGCAAAACAGCTCCACGCAACGCTGGTATTCCTCGCGTGTGACGACGCGGTGGAATGACATCAGCAGGTTTTCGACCTCCCACAGCGCCGAATCGGGAGCCGGCACATCCAGTTGCAGGGCGGCTCCGGCGATGCGCCTTTCCACCAGAGCCCGCCGAACGGCTTCCAGGTCGTAAAGCGCCGGCCTCCCGGAAACATCGATGAAGCAGGCGCTGTCTCTCATCGTCCCCAGCTCCCGCTCGCCGATCACTCCCCTGGTCTCGGGGGTGAGCGGAAGGCTCAGAACCACGAAATCCGAGTCTGTCAGCAGCTCGTCCATTTGAGTCGGGCCCAGCAACCGGTCCACGGTTTGCGGAGGGGTTCGCCGCGTTCTGGCCATTGCGATCACGCGCATGCCGAAACCCTTGGCCACCCGGGCGATTTCCGATCCCATCACGCCCAGACCCAGAATGCCGACTGTCCTGCCCTTCAGCTCGGTGGGCCATTGGCCTCGAGAGCGCAGGGTTCCCGGAACCGACCATTCCCACTCCCGGTCCGGTCTGTGCCTCAAATCGACATGCAGTCGGCGGCTGAATGCCAGCATCATTCCCAAGGCGTACTCGGCCCCGGTCGAATCGAAGCAGGGCTTGGAGCAGGTCAGGGTAATGGGACTCTCCACCATTTGCGGAAACATGTAGCCTTCCACTCCGCCCGAGCCCGCGTGGACCCAGCGGAGTTTCTTGGCCACCCGCAGGAGTCCGGCGTCGAAAGCCCCCACAAAGGCTACCTCGGCCTGGGCGAAGGCCTCCATCAGAAAGTCGCGGTCCTCGCCGGCAACCACCCGGACGCCGTCCACGCAGCTTTCGATTTGCTCCAAGCCCCGGGGGAGCCAACTGACCACCGCCAGGAAAGGGGGGTTTCCCGCCAAATCATTCTCCTTGTGCCGCCAGCTTTTCCATCCGCGAAAGCGCTTCCGGGACGTAGTTGCCCAATCCCAGGCCCGGACTTTCCGGAAGTTGGAGGTAACCGTCGCTCAGCTTCAGGGGCCATTCAATAATTTCCTCGTGGGCCATCCTGGTGATCAGGTGAGCCGACGTCGACTTTTCCCGCAGGGCCTCCCAGCCGGGATATTCCACCATGGCTCCGTTGGTCACGGTGGAGAGAATCTGGAGGTGTGCGGCCACCACCGTGGCCGACCAGGGGCTGTGGGGGACACAGAGCAGGCCGGCTTCCTCGGCCCGCCGGGCGACGTAGTGACACTGGGTAATCCCCATCTGGGCGGCGTCGGGCTGGACGACGTCCAGCGCCCTGTGGTCGATGTAGTGCCGGAACTCATGGGTGGTGCCGAGACTTTCCCCGGAAGCGATCTTGACCTCGACGGCCCGGGTCAGCGCAGCGTAGCCGTCCACGTCGAATGGGGGCATGGGCTCCTCCAGGAAGTAGAGGTCGAAGGCTTCCAGAAAGCGGATGGCTCGAATGGCTTCCTTGACGTTCCAGCCGGGGGTCCAATAGGCCGGACAGCCGAAGTCGAGCATCAGGCGGGTCTCCGGCCCGATGGCCTGGCGGATGGCGGCCAGCCTCTCTTCATCCTCGGTGCGGAAGTGGTTGCCCCATCCGAACTTGACGGCCCGGAACCCCCGCCGGACAAGGGACGCGCTTTCCGCTGCCAACTGTTCGGGGGACTTCAGCCGGGGAGGGCCCTTACCGTCCAGGGAGTCGGGATCGAAGGCCGTGCCGCTGGCATAGGCCATGACCCGGCTCTGCACCGTTCCTCCCAGCAGCTTGCAGACCGGTTGGTTCAGGGCCTTACCGGCCAGATCCCAAAGAGCCATGTCGACGGCGCCCATGGCGTTGACGGCCATGCCACCCTCGCCGCCGCGCCCCCTGAGTGCCTGCCAGTCCCGGAACATGCGCACCCAGTGGCGGCCGGGTTCCAGCGGATCCCGGCCAAGCAGAAAACGGCTCAAGCCTCCCTGGCGGTCCAGCACGATGGGCCCGATAATCCAGGAGGGGGAGCCGGTGACGCCGATTCCGATCAGGCCTTCGTCGGTGTCCACCTCGACGAAGGTCAAGCTGGAAAGGCGGCCGCCACGGACACGGATGTCGGTAATCTTCATTTACAGGCCCCAGGAGCGTGCCACCTGGCGGGTCATGTGCGCTAACTGGTCAGGAGTTTCCCCTTGTGTTCCCCGGGCGACTTCAAAGGTCCAGGGACCGGGATATCCGACCGAGGCCAGCGCCTTGCGGATGGCCGACCAGTCCAGCCCTCCCTGGGTTGGGACCCAGTGGTTGTCGTTGGGTTCGTCGTAGTCGACGTCCTGCAGGTGGGTTCCCCGGAGTCGGGACCCGGCGAGCTCGATCTCCCGCGAGGGATCCCGCTTCATGGTCCAGGCGTGTCCGGTATCGATCACCAGCCCCAGCTGCTCCTCGGGGTAACTGTCAACCAGGGGCCGCAATTCCTGCATGCCGAGGTAGGGATAGCCGCAGGAGTAGGGCAGGTTTTCCAGCAGCATGCGGACACCCTCGCTCTCGGCGACCGGAACCAGTCGATCCAGGGACCTTGGAACCGCGTCGGCGATGCGTCTGGCCACTTCGGGATCATCGCCCTCGGGAACGAAAATAGGGTTGGGAACCGGATGAATAATGACCTCGGTGGCCTCCAGCGCGGCGGCCAGGCGAAGGTAGCTGGCCAATATCTCGACCACTTCCAGGCGCCAGTTCTCCTCGGGGGCTCCCAGGACGTTACGGGTCAATGGAGCATGAACCGTTCTGGCCCGAAGCCCTCGGGCCGCCAGACGGGTTCGAAAGTCCGCCAAGGCCTTGCCGGTGGGAGGGACTGCCAGGTGAGGCTCTTGCCCCAAGACTTCGGTTTGGGTGAACCCCGCGGCGGCGACCCCGTCCAGGGCAGCCTCCACGTCCCGGTCTCTAAACCCTACTGTGCTATAGCTGATGTTGCTCATTGGCCGTGCCCTCGATGTCCGTTGGAGTGTCCTCTGTCAAAGTCAAGTGCACCATTATACCGACACCGCCCCACATTTCTCACCGGGCTTGATGACCATCCGGAAACGAATATAATCATCCTTTCGTTTCGGTCGGGCCGGGGAGGTTGACTCCAATACCGGTTTGGGGTTTGGGTCAGTCCGTTTCCGATACCGGCCATGGAGGTCCAACGTGAAAACAATTTTGCGCCTGTCGGTGGCCTTGCTTTGCTGCGCGGTTGAATTCGCGCAATCGGATTCGTGGCCCCAGTTTCGCGGTCCCAATGCTTCCGGCGTGGCCTCGGGATCCCACAAGCTGCCCGCCTCCATTGGACCCGATCGAAACCTCCTCTGGAGGGTTCCCCTCCCACCGGGGCACTCTTCCCCGGTGGTCCACGGCGATCGCGTCTTTGTCACGGGAGTCGAGGGTGAATCGCTCCTTACCCTGGGATTGCACCGGGATACCGGGGAGGTGCTGTGGAAGGTCGAAGCGGAGTACGGAAAGCTGGAGGAGATTCACCGTGACGGAAGCCACGCCCAGTCCAGCCCGGCCACGGACGGGGAGCGGATCGTCAGCTTCTTTGGGTCGGGGGGCCTCTTTTGCTACGACAGGAACGGCAAGTTATTGTGGCGGCGCCCGATGGGTCCTTTCAAAAATGGATTCGGCGCCGCCAGTTCGCCCATCATCGTGGGTGACCGCGTGGTGTTGAACCAGGATCATGACGTCGACTCGTTTCTCATGGCCCTGGATAAGAGCAGCGGCAAGACGCTCTGGAAGACCGGACGCCCGGAGTTTCCCCGGGGGTTTTCGACCCCGGTGAGTCTGAAGGTGAACGGAAGGAAACAGATCGTGGTTTCCGGGACCCTGCGAATCGCGGCATACGATCCGGATACCGGGAAAGAGATATGGACCGTACGAGGCCTCTCCCGCATCGTCAACACCACGCCGGTGATCGGCGAGGGAGGCGTTGTCTTCAGCGCCACCTGGTCCCCGGGAGCCGATCCGGGAGAACGGGAAAAACTCCAACCCTTCTCGGAGGTTGTCAGTCAATTGGACCGAAACCGGAACGGTCTCCTGGAATTTGAAGAGTTGCCGGAGGGATCGCTCAAGGCGCGCTTCAACCAGTTCGACCGGGACAAGGACGACCGGCTCACCAAGGCCGAATACGATGGGATGAAGCACATTTTCGAGACGGTGCAGAATGTGGCTCTGGCCATCCGTCCGGGCGGGTCCGGCGACGTCACAAAGTCCCATGTGCTTTGGCGGCAGGACCGCTACCTGCCCTATGTCCCCTCTCCTATCCACTACAGGGGTTACCTTTTCTGGGTGAAGCGGGGGGGCATCGTGGCCAGCCTGGACCCGGAATCGGGGAAGACCCTGAAGGTGGGTCGTGTTGCCGGGCAATCCCGGTATTTCAGTTCTCCGGTTGCGGGAGACGGCAAGATTTACCTGCTCAGCGAGAAGGGCGAGTTGAGCGTGATCAGCGCCGAGCCCCAATGGCGGCAGTTGTCCCAGGCCGATTTACAGGAGGAAGCCTACGCCACGCCTGCCATTTCCGGGGGGCGCATCTACCTGCGGACCAGCCGGCACCTCTACTGTTTCGGCCTGCCGGCGGGTGTGGCAGGCGTTCAACGCTAGTGTCCTGTAACAGAAATAGGGTTGCCATCTCCGATAGAGGTTCCACCGGGGAACAGTCGCTAGGAGAGACCCGTCTCGTTTCAGCCAACAGGTGCCGTTGCGCTTTCCATCCCCGGAACCTCCATCGGCCCTTCGGGTTCGGGCGGAACGGCGCCGTCTTCGTCGTCGCTCCTCCTCGCAATGAATAGCATTCGCTCGTCGTCGCTCCTAGAATCCGGTGCCGTTGCGCTCCGAAACATGGCAACCCTATTTCTGTTACAGAACACTAGTTGAAAGGAAACCCATGCAACTCAAGGATAAAGTGGCCCTGGTTACCGGAGGCGCCACCGGAATCGGTTTGGCGGTAGCTCGGCAGTTTTCAGACGAGGGGGCCACGGTGGTGATTTGCGGCCGCAATCGGGAAAGACTTCAGACGGCAGCCCTGAGCATCG
This genomic stretch from Acidobacteriota bacterium harbors:
- a CDS encoding mandelate racemase/muconate lactonizing enzyme family protein is translated as MKITDIRVRGGRLSSLTFVEVDTDEGLIGIGVTGSPSWIIGPIVLDRQGGLSRFLLGRDPLEPGRHWVRMFRDWQALRGRGGEGGMAVNAMGAVDMALWDLAGKALNQPVCKLLGGTVQSRVMAYASGTAFDPDSLDGKGPPRLKSPEQLAAESASLVRRGFRAVKFGWGNHFRTEDEERLAAIRQAIGPETRLMLDFGCPAYWTPGWNVKEAIRAIRFLEAFDLYFLEEPMPPFDVDGYAALTRAVEVKIASGESLGTTHEFRHYIDHRALDVVQPDAAQMGITQCHYVARRAEEAGLLCVPHSPWSATVVAAHLQILSTVTNGAMVEYPGWEALREKSTSAHLITRMAHEEIIEWPLKLSDGYLQLPESPGLGLGNYVPEALSRMEKLAAQGE
- a CDS encoding dihydrodipicolinate synthase family protein, whose translation is MDALKQEIRNSLTGPVASIRTPFLRDGQVDYAGLRRYVDFSIQAGSPTMLLTWGDSLYTLLTDDDIAEVTRVVCEQTAGRAMVVAAERNWGTPKLVEFARYARETGAGVLMVMPPDWAGSCTTSTLVDHYAAAAAELPVMIITATFVPRGEAFGLETLKRVRDEVPGVVAIKDDWCGEFGRKMALLVHDHWAVFSGGQKQNHLNLHPFGCDGYLSTFITFKPEVSHDYWKAIQTDDMAKAVEIIRNFDLPLFEFIMARQGAFDAWFHGMYEHYGLCGRWRRPPYYSLSDAEMEQLGDFLKKQRLL
- a CDS encoding D-2-hydroxyacid dehydrogenase, which codes for MAGNPPFLAVVSWLPRGLEQIESCVDGVRVVAGEDRDFLMEAFAQAEVAFVGAFDAGLLRVAKKLRWVHAGSGGVEGYMFPQMVESPITLTCSKPCFDSTGAEYALGMMLAFSRRLHVDLRHRPDREWEWSVPGTLRSRGQWPTELKGRTVGILGLGVMGSEIARVAKGFGMRVIAMARTRRTPPQTVDRLLGPTQMDELLTDSDFVVLSLPLTPETRGVIGERELGTMRDSACFIDVSGRPALYDLEAVRRALVERRIAGAALQLDVPAPDSALWEVENLLMSFHRVVTREEYQRCVELFCENLQRYCQGQSLLGLVDKSAGY
- a CDS encoding aldose 1-epimerase family protein — protein: MAEEKSWVLTDVGANVWKESLFLGHEDLGVPDCTVSKTCLQGGLRSGVDLVEVTNAELSYSILPTRGMGLWKASCHGIPVGWESPVKGPVHPKWVDEGDRGGLGWLKGFDECIVRCGLDSNGSPGEDVIVDNNGNRVSVDLTLHGKIANLPAHTLEVRSDPGSGRVSVVGEVDESSLFLPGLRLRSTVSTTSRSNRLTVQDTITNLKATPSELELVYHCNFGRPFLGAGSKLLAAVLEVAPRDARAVEGIGEIDTYLAPTPGYVEQVYFYDLAEDASGRTLVALRDASGDRAVVLRFNKRELPHFTQWKNTVGLSDGYVTGLEPGTNYPNLKGFERAKGRVVVLPPGESYQCRLEMEVCTSRDQVAAIEDEVARIQGSRRPAIHKNPHGKYSPI
- a CDS encoding sugar phosphate isomerase/epimerase — protein: MSNISYSTVGFRDRDVEAALDGVAAAGFTQTEVLGQEPHLAVPPTGKALADFRTRLAARGLRARTVHAPLTRNVLGAPEENWRLEVVEILASYLRLAAALEATEVIIHPVPNPIFVPEGDDPEVARRIADAVPRSLDRLVPVAESEGVRMLLENLPYSCGYPYLGMQELRPLVDSYPEEQLGLVIDTGHAWTMKRDPSREIELAGSRLRGTHLQDVDYDEPNDNHWVPTQGGLDWSAIRKALASVGYPGPWTFEVARGTQGETPDQLAHMTRQVARSWGL
- a CDS encoding dihydrodipicolinate synthase family protein; translation: MTKSDETKSKYQGIFVAACTPMNDDYSLDLPRIRTCIEYLVSGGLRTGTAVYVALGAGGEQMHLSTEERKAVAEAAVDASAGRLPVFVGISHQSTRTSVELARHAERIGADGLQVEPPWYFASTADDAFEYFCAISQSVSLGITAYNTFWTCGFDMDLRFVERLAGLENVVGLKWSSSSDSELVAVLSACKDRFNIVCNFHGAFVASSFILGARGYVSQAANFIPRTNLRILQALSAREYEEATHLYMASEEVYNRALAEVIRDGITGEGNFIKACMPLVGIPCGPARLPLRHPPSWFVDRVHGMIDSVGELRQAAS
- a CDS encoding PQQ-binding-like beta-propeller repeat protein; this encodes MKTILRLSVALLCCAVEFAQSDSWPQFRGPNASGVASGSHKLPASIGPDRNLLWRVPLPPGHSSPVVHGDRVFVTGVEGESLLTLGLHRDTGEVLWKVEAEYGKLEEIHRDGSHAQSSPATDGERIVSFFGSGGLFCYDRNGKLLWRRPMGPFKNGFGAASSPIIVGDRVVLNQDHDVDSFLMALDKSSGKTLWKTGRPEFPRGFSTPVSLKVNGRKQIVVSGTLRIAAYDPDTGKEIWTVRGLSRIVNTTPVIGEGGVVFSATWSPGADPGEREKLQPFSEVVSQLDRNRNGLLEFEELPEGSLKARFNQFDRDKDDRLTKAEYDGMKHIFETVQNVALAIRPGGSGDVTKSHVLWRQDRYLPYVPSPIHYRGYLFWVKRGGIVASLDPESGKTLKVGRVAGQSRYFSSPVAGDGKIYLLSEKGELSVISAEPQWRQLSQADLQEEAYATPAISGGRIYLRTSRHLYCFGLPAGVAGVQR